The Lutra lutra chromosome 16, mLutLut1.2, whole genome shotgun sequence genome segment tgcctctctgtctacttgtgatctctctctgtcaaataaatttttaaaaaatctttaaaaaaaataaataaaattcagtgtgTAAGTCGTTTTTATCCAGTTTTTtggacagactttttttttttgtttttttaaatattatttatttatttatttgacagactgagatcacaagtaggcagagaggcaggcagagagagaggaggaagcagaccccctgctgagcagagagcccgatgcggggcttgatcggaggactctgggatcatgacttgagcctaaggcaggggctttagcccactgagccacccaggcgcccctggacagaCTTTTAGGCATGATCTTAAGGCATAAGAAGTTTCCAAAACTACCCTTGATAATTATTATCACTGTTTGAAATATTAATAACTATAAACATTAATTTTGACTAATTTACTGTTCAGCCTACTTTCTGAAAAATCAAAGTGTTGTTTTCCATTAACGTTTTattaaaaactacataaaaagaTTTGAATAAGCTACTCTGACACGGAAATTTGAGAAAGCCCTCATTTAAAACGCTAGCAAACGAGTGAGAACAAATAGAAAGTATAGTTGGGAGCAATGTCTGGTTTGTAGAGTAAATGGGAATCAAAAAAGTAATCACAACTTATGAAGAATGgtctgggaaaaaaaagtttattataaaggGAATGAAAAGAGAAGTATTTGAGATACTTAGATTCTAGGAGGGTTAccatgaatgaattttttttgtagGGGAAAAGTGAATTTGCTGCTTTGGTTCTTGGCTCAGCTAGCCTCCTTCAAACAtgtctttcttcttaaaaacaagGCCAGTTTCCTAGCAGTTAAAACTTTACATTAATTATCAGCTaaggtttcctttttattttcttgtttattgagaTCTTCCTACTTCAGAAATAGGAGTCatttgatttatctttttcttcccccagagtTGGAGACCAAACCTGCAACCAAGAATGCTGTATCAACAGAGGATGTTTCTGAAGATGTATCACAAGAGATTGTAATAGATAAACTCATGGAGAATGGTCTGTGGAACTCCAGAATGGGAGGATTATTTAAATggaatgaaaggaaattaaaattgtcAAACAGTCAGGAAAATCATTTGAATCAAAAAATAGTTACTCACAAGAAAATTCCCTCTAGTCAAAGAAGATTTAGATTTggatctcttctttttcctgaagCAGGCATTATCACAGAGGAACCCCACAGCAAATGCCAAACACATGAGAATTTCACTGAGAATTTAGATTTGGTTACAGATACCCATCTGGGGAAGAAACTTTGCAAGGATACAGAAGGTAGCAAAGCCATAAGGCCTACTTCGGAACTTACCTTAGGGGAAAGatacaataataaagaaaaaccctataaatgtaGTACATGTGAAAAGTCCTTTCGTTATAGGTCATTACTCATTCAACATCAGAGAACTCACACTAAAGAAAAACCttatgaatgtaatgaatgtgggaaaatgTTTAGCCAGCCTTCATATCTCAGTCAACATAAAAAAATTCACACAGGAGAAAAACCCTATAAATGCAATGAATGTGGAAAGGCCTTCATTGCTTCTTCATCACTTATGgtacatcagagaattcatactaaGGAGAAACCTTATCAGTGCAATGTCTGTGGAAAGTCTTTTAGCCAGTGTGCTCGCCTTAATCAACACCAGAGAATTCAAACcggagagaaaccctataaatgtagtgaatgtgggaaagctttcagtgATAAATCAAAACTTGCAAGACATCTAGAAACTCACAATAGAGAGAAACCCTACAAATGTAATGATTGTGGGAAAGCCTTTAGGAATAAGTCATATCTTAGTGTACATCAGAAGACCCATACTGAAGAGAAACCATATAAATGCAATGAGTGCGGGAAATCATTCAAGAATACCACAATTTTTAATGtccatcagagaattcatactggagagaaaccctttagatgtaatgaatgtgggaaagcctacAGAAGTAATTCAAGCCTTATTGTACATATAAGAACTCATACTGGGgaaaaaccctatgaatgtaatcAATGTGGGAAAGCATTCAATCGTATAGCAAATTTCACAGAACATCTAAGAATTCATACAGGagaaaaaccctataaatgtaatgaatgtgggaaagcatTCATTAATTATTCATGCCTTACTGTACACCACAGAATGcatacaggagagaaaccttataaatgtaatgaatgtggaaagGCCTTCATGCGTTCTTCATCCCTAATTATACATCAGCGAATTCATACTGAAGAGAAACCTTACCTATGCAATGAGTGTGGGGAATCTTTCAGAATAAAATCACACCTAACTGTACATCAGAggattcatactggagagaaaccatatAAATGCACTGACTGTGAGAGGGCATTTACCAAAATGGTAAATCTCAAAGAGCATCAGAAAATTCATACTGGAGTGAAACCTTATAAATGCTGTGATTGTGAAAAATCGTTCAGGACTAAATCATACCTTATTGTACATCAAAGGACccatactggagaaaaaccatATAAGTGTAATGAATGTGAGAAAGCTTTCACTAATACATCACAACTTACTGTACATCAAAGAAGgcatactggagaaaaaccctataaatgtaaTGAGTGTGGGAAGGTTTTCACAAGTAACTCAGGCTTTAATACCCATCAAAGAAcacatactggagagaaaccattTAAGTGTAATGACTGTGGGAAAGCATTTAGCCAGATGGTACATGTCACAGAACATCAGAAAATCCATagtggagagaaaccctataaatgtgATGTCTGTGGAAAAGCCTTTAGGAGAGGTTCATACCTTACAGTGCATTGGCGAACacatactggagaaaaaccctatacatgtaaggaatgtggaaaaGGTTGTATCACTCTATCACAACTAACTCtccatcagagaattcatactggggAAAGGCCCTATAAATGTGaagaatgtggaaaagccttcagaaCCAACTCAGACTTTACTGTACATCTGAGGAtgcatactggagaaaaaccctataaatgtaatgaatgtgggaaagcctttaggAGTAGCTCCAGCCTTACTGTACATCAAAGAATCCATCAAAGAGAAACTCAGCTAATATAAAGATTAATAAAGCATTCATCCAGATGCCAACACCACAAGAAAAATCAAACTGTGTCTTTTATCGACAATTCACCAGAGAAAATACACACTTAAGAGATACTTtagagggggtgtctgggtggctcagttggataagcatctaccttcactcaggtcatgattccggggtctggggatcgagccccacatcgggctccatgctcagtggggagtctgcttcttcctctgcccctccccctgctcttgctctctctctcgtgctctctttcaaataaataaagtcttttaaaaagagagagatacttTAGAAACATAAGAATGTGTTAAAGCATACTGTCATATTAAATATTAGAAGGTCTAAGGAAATtcacaatagagaaaataatggacaaatgaaaatattcatcCAGATTTCATACTAAACAAATCATCATCAGTGAATTGCCTATATATTTTTCACCTATTTTTGTATTGGTTTGTCTTTCTTACAAATCTGGAGGTGCTCtttatatgtttgaaatattaatcttttttcatgtgtgttacaaatttttttaatctagtgattgtctttatgcttttttatgtagtaaaagaacattttaatttttcacagtaagatatttatatattttccctttttagatagttaatttactcttttaaaaagttaaacaggtCTCCTTCATCCCTAATTTGTTTCtaagattttgattatttttttacattaaagtctttaatccatctggacTAGATGGCTAGTCACAGAAGAGTAAATGGCGATTAATCTCTGAAAATGTTAATGAATCTAAGAAATActcagggaaatgtgaattaaaacaaccaatgtaaaacaaaaaaacccccaaccaATAAGCTGTCACTTTGACTTTGTGAAGTTGGCAAAAATTAAGAGATCTTTTGCTAGTGGGTTTTGGGAAACCATCTACTTTTACAAAAAGGTTATATATCAACTTATATTTCTACCAGCAATTCAGCAatatataagtttttaaataatttttaaaataaaaatactttgacCTAGCAGTCTCATGTTGGGAATCTGCCCCCACAGAAGTAACATCATCAAtgcataaaaatacaattaaggaATTTTGTTGAGCTATTGTTTGTAGAGGCAAAGTAGAAAACCAAGTGGAGACAAAGTGACCATTAATGGAATGGTTGAATAAATGGTGATATAACCATTCTGTGGAACAGCAtgagagtgatttttaaaattagttataTCTACACTAGTTGATCTCAAGGTATTTCCACAATTTTAATAACTAATTGCTTTATTACAGAGCTTTATGTGTACAGGGCATTTTTAGAGagtgaaatagaacagaaaagaagaaaaaacactaGAAAGATGAAGACAAAACTGGGAACCTGAGGTTAAAGATGACAGacacatgggacacctgggtggctcagtcggttaagtgtctgactcgtgGTTTGGGCTctgatcatggtctcagggtcatgagatcaagctctgttcaggagcctgcttaacattctctctcttcctggggtcacctggtggctcagagggttaagcctctgccttaggctcaggtcatggcccctgggattgacccccacatcgggctctctgctcggcagggaccctgcttctacttctctctctgcctacttgtgatctctctctgtcaaataaataaataaaatattttaaaaataaataaataaaataaactcttggggAGGGTGGCCAGGAGGAAAGAGTTCCCACACGCATAGGGTTTGAGTCTCTACGCAGGAGACACACTACTAACGCTCCAGAACTACTACAAACTCAAAGTAGCTTGTGTTTTtcgttttgctttgtttttagaggGGGAGGTAGAGGGTGGGctgggagggtgggaagaggcagagggtgagagagagaggaaatattaAGCAGCtgcacacccagcagggagcccgatgtggggcttgatctcacaaccctgagatcatgaactgagctgaaatcaagagccagatgcttaactgactgagccccagagGCACCGCTAAAGTGGCTTGTTTTTGAAGGTCCAAATTAATCAGTGAGGCTGACATACATCAAAGCGGTTTACCCACCCAGCTCAGTCTTGATTCCATGCTGAGGGCCAGCGGTGGCCCTGTGAGGGAGCACAAACCTGGGAGTCAGAGAGACTGGCTGGAACCCCTTTGCTGctccttactagctgtgtgaccttgaacgaGGTACTCATGCTTCCCTGATCTCCcgttttcttatctgtagaaGTACATAATCCCCACTTCGCAGAGTGCTGTCCTATGAAGACTAATTAATGAAATTAGGTGAGCAGAGAATTTCTTTCTACTTCCTCTGCATTCCACTCACtaccactacacacacacacacacacacacacacacacacacacacacacacacacacacacacgcacggcATCTTACCTGCAAGGTGACCGGATGGGATAAGCCAGTGATGGGGAACTAGCGCCGCTGGTaggaagaggaaggcaggcaaATAGGTCTCAACAGTGTTGAGACCCAGGAGAGGAAAACATTTCTCAAAGGAAGGCTTTGGGGCTGAGAAGTCCACCTGGAGATTTCTCAGATATCCAGGCTCCCAGCAGCCTGTAGACGTCGTCCCAGTCCCCTAGCTGTCCTTTCTGCCCTGTGTTCTTCACGATTCTGATTAGATGGTCTTCCCATACCGCCCCagtctctgcttccctttcccgCTTGGAGAGCCCCAGGGGGGTAGGGCTGCTTCACCCTACCTCGTTCCGCTGTCCTATCTAGGACTGCACCCACGGCCACCTGCCGGGCTCAGCCAGCAGGAAGTCGGGAAAGGGCTTGGTGGCTGGAGTAGGAGGGTGTGGGGTGAAATCAGGCTGTGCTGCGGCCAGCGACTCGCCCCTCGGTaattcccttcctgctccccttctGCAAAATGGAGCTCGTACTTCTGCCTAGCTCGTGGGAGAGAGTCAGGGTCAAGTGAAGAGACGCATCTGAATGGCACCTCACAAAGTGTCAAAAACTATCCAAGTGTCGTTATCCGGGAAAGCGGGGGAAACTCACATTTTATCATCATCTCTCCTTCGTGCGGCGTTACAAAGTCAACTGAGCAAAGTTTCTGCTCCTGAGAAGTCCTCAAGTTCCAGCTATTTAAATTGCCCTTTGACTTTGAAAGCAGCAGGTGGAACACAAGGGCATTGGCTCGACGTGTTTTATGACGCACGAGGGGGAGGACACAGACAAGCACAGAAAAGTTGGAAACTCAGCTGCTGGCAGTTGACGAGCAGAGCCggttagggagagagagatgcgAACCGTGGTTCTCACACTTGGCGAGGGCTTCAGAATCGCCTCGAGGCCTTAATAAACCAGACTGCTACACCCcgtccccagagtttctgattcctaAATCCAGGCTGCGAGCCccagaatttacatttctaagaaATTTCTGGGTGGTGCTGACGTGGCTGGTGGGGAAATCGCACTTTGAGAAGCCTGGCTGTGAGCTATGCTTGTGTCTGAGAAGGGAACTTCGCTTTAAAAATGAacacgggggggggggagggtgcctgggtggctcagtgggttaaagcctctgccttcggctcaggtcatggtcccagggtcctgggattgagccccgcatcgggctctctgctctgcggggagcctgcttcctcctctctctctctgcctacttgtgatctctgtctgtcaaataaataaataaaatctttaaaaaaaatgaaaacggGGGGAAGGGGgtacatggctggctcagtgggttaaagcctctgccttcagctggggtcatgatcccggggtcctgcaatcgagccccacatcgggctctctgctcagcgaggagcctgcttccccttctctctctgcctgcctctctgactaacttgtgatctctgcctgtcaaataaataataaaatcctaaaaaaaaaaaaaaattttgtaactatgtgaggtgatggatgctAACCAAACTCTTCATTTCACAATATAGGTGTATGTCAAATCATTATCTTGTACACGTACAACTAGGATGCGTTGTATGTCAATAATACCtcaaaaaatgttgttttttgtttttattcatttaagagagaaaaagacagtgagAGCCAAGCAGGGTGAAAGGCAGAGGGataaagagaagcagactccctgctgagctgggagcctgatgcaggctcgatcccagaacctggataTCATGACCCGAGACCAAGGCTGATGCCTAACCatccgagtcacccaggtgccccaaaaaatgtgttttaaaaaggcatattttggggcaactgggtggctcagtgggttaagcttctgcctttggctcaggtcagagtctcagggtcctgggatcaagccccccctctctgctgggcggggggcctgcttcctcctttctctctgcctgatggTCTggctacctgtgatctctgtctgtcaaataaagaaaatattttttttttaaaatatccttttaaaaaaatatcctttaaactCTTAAAGGAGGAAGAGTGGTCCCCACTGGTCAAGTTGGCAATTTGATCCACATGACTTTTACAGATCCAACAAGTGGACTCTATATAAAAGTTTGTAACAATCCCTAAAAAGACAAAGTTAATATCGGGTGTGAACAAAGACCTCCGTAATGCCAAAGAACATAGGTTATAATATGATATATTTCATCTTTATCTTAATGTCAGGAATAAAGCGTGTTTGGTTTCTTGTATTCATTAGATCTGTGTATAACAATACAGATGTGCTTCTTTCAGGAAGCAGGAAAGAAACATAAAGGAAACTATGTGGAAGTGGAGAGGTCCTGAGAAAAAGTAGGAGCCGTGGCAAAAACAGGAAACGGTCCTTGGAACCTGGGGCTCCATGGAGAAGGAGGTCCCGCACTTAGCCAACCAGCAGTTACCCCCAGAAAACAAGCAGTAGCAGGATTCAACGGCGTGTCCCAAAAAGATTAATTTGCcaaatgtcataaaaatatgCAGTCCTGCCTCTCCTGGGACATGAAAGCATATGGACTGGTTATGTCCTGATCGGAAACacggtgttttatttttttttttttaaagattgtatttatttattcatgagagacagagggagaggcaaaggaagaagcaggctccccaaagagcagggagcctggtatgggactggatcccaggaccactgGGGATCGTGATTTCAGCCAAAGGCGGATAcctaaccttctgagccacccaggcgcccttggaaACACAGTGTTCTAAAACATGCTAACAGACCAGATCAGTACCACACAGTGACAGGACAACAGGTTACCCAGTTCTGGCGAAGCCAGACTTAAAAGGGAgtcatctgggggcacctgggtggctcagtgggttaaagcctctgacttcagctcaggtcatgatcccagggttctgggatcgagccccgcatcgggctctctgctcagcggggaacctgcttcctcctctctctctgcctgcctctctgcctacttgtgatctgtcaaataaataaataaataaaaatctttaaaaaaaaaaaaaggagtcatcTGGTAACTAGCCAGGAGCTTCCGACGTGCCAAGTTCATGAAAGACTAATCGATTGGACGCAGGTTGGGGGAGACTAAGGAGGCAGGGAAACATCTGTGATCCTGGATCGGACTAGGGGCCAGAAAAAGGACACCGGTTGGCACGCTGGGTGAAACACTCGGATAATTCTACAGATTGGTTAATAGCAAAGAACTGATGTTCATTTCCTGGTTTTGGTCAATGTACTGTAGTTAAAGAAAGTGTTAATGTTCAGAGAAGTCTGATGAAAGGTATCCAGAATTCTGTCCTATTTTCTCCACTGCCTTTGTGAGTTTGAAATTGTCTCAAACAtgaaaagtaggggcgcctgggtggctcagtgggttaagcctctgcctttggctcaggtcgtgatctcagcgtcctgggatcaagtcccgtattaggctttctgctcagtggggagcctgcttcctcctctctctctgcccgcctctctgcctacttgtgatttctctctgtgtgtgtcaaataaataaaataaaataaaataaaataaaaagctacttcaaactcataaaaagaaagcagctcaatataataatgagaaaaggaaatgaatgggCGATTCAATGGGCAATTCATGGACTGATTAAGATGAAAATACAGATAAGTATAcaaaatgatgaatcactaagaatggcagtataataaaatataaattaagataaaatattgatCGTATCCAATGTAGGAAAGAGTATGGGGAAATAGGTACTCCCTTACACTATGAGAGTACAGATGAGTACTGCTAATTTGTCAAGATTCTAAATGTACCgcgcgcctgggtgctcagtgggttaaagcctctgccttcggctcaggtcatgatctcagagtcctgggatcgagccccgcatcgggctctctgctcagcagggagcctgcttcctcctctctctctgcctgcctttctgcctacttgtaatctctgtctgtcaaataaataaataaaatctaaaaaaaaaaaaagattctaaatgtACCTACACTCTGACCCAGCTCTCACATTTCCAGGAACCTGTCCTACAGAAATAACAGCAAGACCACAGAATTGCTTGCATCAGCAAAAAATTGGAATGAACACAAATGCCTATCcataagaatatatatgaataaattctaGTCCATGTAATATCAGAACACTACGTATCCACTTACAAAATGCGgtatctcaaaaaacaaaatgaggtagCTCTAAATTACTTACGTTCACAGTATAACGTTGAGAATTAAAAGGAGTtgcaaaacaaaatcaacagtACAAGACTAgttacatgtgtgtgtacatacacaagTACACAGGAATCTGGCCAGGTCCACATCAAACAGTTCTAAAGGGTAGGAATTGAAGGGGGAACAGAAGAACCCTTTTTAGtttataatagtttatatttgtagtttatatttagtttatatacttagtttttttagtttatatacttttatttatttatttatttatttgacagagtgagaaggggagagaacacaagcagggggagagggagaagcagactcccagctgagcagggagccccatgccggggtggatcccaggaccctgattgtgacctgagcagaaggcagacgcttaaccgactgagccacccggggaccCCAGCGTATATACTTGTATATTATTTGACCCtattgtgaaattattttcacttttgtaatGTAAAAACAGTTTGTGTCTATCTGTGTTGAAAGGAGAAAAGACTGCTCCAATCAACTCTGCCCCTGGTGAACTCTGGTACCGGCTCGGCAGCAGGCGTCATGACTGCCATCTGGTGGTCACACAGAGTCATGATAAATTATGCATCTGAGGGTTTCTCCATTTCCGCACTCTTgccatttggggccagataaatgggggtggggtgggtgggaggctgTCCTGTGTGTTGTAGGATGCTTAGTAGCGTCCCTTGCCTCTATCTTCTAGATGCCAGTAACACCCTCTCCCTAAGTTGTGGAGGTTTCTAGGCTGGCAATTCTCCCCCCACAAAGGGGACGGGCCACAACTGACTTTGGTTGAGAACCCCTGATCTAAGAGAATGGAAGTCTTGTGAATGTACAGTAAACATACAAGAtgtgctcattcattcactcacaaaAATATTacagtaggggctcctgggtggctcagttgggttaagtttctgccttcagctcaggtcatggtctcagggtcctcggatcatgtcctgcatcgggatctctgctgagcagggagcctgcttcctccccctctgcctgcctttctgcctacttgtgatctctctctctctgtcatataaataaataaaatctttttaaaaatattacagtagATAAGGTATCTTTATGAGATCTGTTTCTAATGTCAGCTGGAACTAGCGATCTCTGATCCATGGTTGTGCCCACACAGAATTCTTTTCATAGCTTTGCAATATTCTGAGGCTTAAATTCAGTAGCAAGAAAAGCCATTCTTGGGCTCCCCAgtggcatctgcctttgcctcaggtcatgatctcagggtccatgaccttgggctccctactcagtggggagtctgcttctccctctccctctgctccctcctcactgcttgtgctctctctgccaaataaataaataaataagatcttttttaaaataaagaaaaagaaaagccattctTATCCAGTGAATCCCCAACTGCCTCAAGTAAATTCCAGCACGGGttccccacatcctgctcccggACCTAGAGCAGGAATTCACAGCCCCCTACAGTCTGGTCCCAGCCCAGCGCCCCAGTCAGTACGTGCCACAAAACACTAAGCGGTCGCCTCCTGTCCCTCACTCAGCTGACTGATTTACCCTGTTTGGAAGCATCCCTATGTCCATTGCACTCACAGTATTACTGCCTTAGAGTCTACAGGTTACCAAGAAGTATTtggcaggtggggggtggagggggtgggggttggggggtggagagTGGGCTGGGGGGATGTCTGTGGAAATTAACCTCTGCTATTGATtacccctgcccccccaaaacccacagaaaccacagaaacaaaaacctcaaacatGGCCTTGGGCATCACAGTTAATCTCAACAGATCTCAATCACTTATTTATGAAACAGAAGATTAATACTAGATATTTGAAGGTCCCTTTCAGTTCTAAAGTCTATGATTAGAGTCGACTGGAAATGATCCACCATGGGCTTTGCTGTGCCAATTGCAATATAAGTATTTTCTCCAGTAAGGATTATCCTGTATAAAATTGAGCGGGTGTTACTggagtctttttatttatttatctattttaattgcAGGATATAAGAATTGTAATTGCTGAATAAGCATAAAATTCTAAACCACAGTTTCccgaaacatttttttttaagattttattgatttatttgacagggagagatcacaagtaggtagtgaggcaggcagagagagagaggaggaagcaggctccccgctgagcagagagcccgatgtggggctcgatcccagaaccctgggatcatgacccgagccgaaggcagaggctttaacccactgagccacccaggcgccctcccgaTACATTTATTGTATTTCTGGGGCTATGTTGTTTTTGCCAGTGGGCATTATCTGATATCAATACTATATGAATTgtattctcattttcattatattaatatattcatatttattgtaTGTGTAATATGTAAGTTATCTGGTGCTGATTAAGGTTAACTGAAAACAGAAGGTTTTGTTGTATTTATATGATCTCTCTAGGATGAATCCACAGAGCTAGCATAAAAGCTCAGTGATGACAGGTCCCCTCAAATTCACAGCATTTGTAAGATTTCTTGTTAGTGTGAATTGTCTGATAAAGAGTAAGGGGGGAGCTAAGACCAGGGGCTTTGACACAGTAGTTGCATCCATATTCTTCTCTCTGGTGTGAGTGTTGGAGGAGTAAGATGTGTGTCACGGTCAAGGGTCTTCCA includes the following:
- the LOC125087259 gene encoding zinc finger protein 624 isoform X11, producing the protein MPSAGLHSSQRGEHRGRDYGCCGFFSWTYELETKPATKNAVSTEDVSEDVSQEIVIDKLMENGLWNSRMGGLFKWNERKLKLSNSQENHLNQKIVTHKKIPSSQRRFRFGSLLFPEAGIITEEPHSKCQTHENFTENLDLVTDTHLGKKLCKDTEGSKAIRPTSELTLGERYNNKEKPYKCSTCEKSFRYRSLLIQHQRTHTKEKPYECNECGKMFSQPSYLSQHKKIHTGEKPYKCNECGKAFIASSSLMVHQRIHTKEKPYQCNVCGKSFSQCARLNQHQRIQTGEKPYKCSECGKAFSDKSKLARHLETHNREKPYKCNDCGKAFRNKSYLSVHQKTHTEEKPYKCNECGKSFKNTTIFNVHQRIHTGEKPFRCNECGKAYRSNSSLIVHIRTHTGEKPYECNQCGKAFNRIANFTEHLRIHTGEKPYKCNECGKAFINYSCLTVHHRMHTGEKPYKCNECGKAFMRSSSLIIHQRIHTEEKPYLCNECGESFRIKSHLTVHQRIHTGEKPYKCTDCERAFTKMVNLKEHQKIHTGVKPYKCCDCEKSFRTKSYLIVHQRTHTGEKPYKCNECEKAFTNTSQLTVHQRRHTGEKPYKCNECGKVFTSNSGFNTHQRTHTGEKPFKCNDCGKAFSQMVHVTEHQKIHSGEKPYKCDVCGKAFRRGSYLTVHWRTHTGEKPYTCKECGKGCITLSQLTLHQRIHTGERPYKCEECGKAFRTNSDFTVHLRMHTGEKPYKCNECGKAFRSSSSLTVHQRIHQRETQLI
- the LOC125087259 gene encoding zinc finger protein 624 isoform X3, which gives rise to MGGQKNKKQTTTKKTPLRAEDSGLCSSEARLRRRTGLLGGRPHQAGAIDGSVLVLLCECQQCSRFRSQVCLLQDSILAREGNTEEEIMAAVVFSVGPMDPVTFKDVAIDFTLEEWRLMDPSQRKLHKDVMLENYRNLVSLGLAVSKPEMISHLEAGKGPWVVVREIARTPYPELETKPATKNAVSTEDVSEDVSQEIVIDKLMENGLWNSRMGGLFKWNERKLKLSNSQENHLNQKIVTHKKIPSSQRRFRFGSLLFPEAGIITEEPHSKCQTHENFTENLDLVTDTHLGKKLCKDTEGSKAIRPTSELTLGERYNNKEKPYKCSTCEKSFRYRSLLIQHQRTHTKEKPYECNECGKMFSQPSYLSQHKKIHTGEKPYKCNECGKAFIASSSLMVHQRIHTKEKPYQCNVCGKSFSQCARLNQHQRIQTGEKPYKCSECGKAFSDKSKLARHLETHNREKPYKCNDCGKAFRNKSYLSVHQKTHTEEKPYKCNECGKSFKNTTIFNVHQRIHTGEKPFRCNECGKAYRSNSSLIVHIRTHTGEKPYECNQCGKAFNRIANFTEHLRIHTGEKPYKCNECGKAFINYSCLTVHHRMHTGEKPYKCNECGKAFMRSSSLIIHQRIHTEEKPYLCNECGESFRIKSHLTVHQRIHTGEKPYKCTDCERAFTKMVNLKEHQKIHTGVKPYKCCDCEKSFRTKSYLIVHQRTHTGEKPYKCNECEKAFTNTSQLTVHQRRHTGEKPYKCNECGKVFTSNSGFNTHQRTHTGEKPFKCNDCGKAFSQMVHVTEHQKIHSGEKPYKCDVCGKAFRRGSYLTVHWRTHTGEKPYTCKECGKGCITLSQLTLHQRIHTGERPYKCEECGKAFRTNSDFTVHLRMHTGEKPYKCNECGKAFRSSSSLTVHQRIHQRETQLI
- the LOC125087259 gene encoding zinc finger protein 624 isoform X8, which gives rise to MGGQKNKKQTTTKKTPLRAEDSGLCSSEARLRRRTGLLGGRPHQAGAIDGSVLVLLCECQQCSRFRSQVLIAPAGLHSSQRGEHRGRDYGCCGFFSWTYELETKPATKNAVSTEDVSEDVSQEIVIDKLMENGLWNSRMGGLFKWNERKLKLSNSQENHLNQKIVTHKKIPSSQRRFRFGSLLFPEAGIITEEPHSKCQTHENFTENLDLVTDTHLGKKLCKDTEGSKAIRPTSELTLGERYNNKEKPYKCSTCEKSFRYRSLLIQHQRTHTKEKPYECNECGKMFSQPSYLSQHKKIHTGEKPYKCNECGKAFIASSSLMVHQRIHTKEKPYQCNVCGKSFSQCARLNQHQRIQTGEKPYKCSECGKAFSDKSKLARHLETHNREKPYKCNDCGKAFRNKSYLSVHQKTHTEEKPYKCNECGKSFKNTTIFNVHQRIHTGEKPFRCNECGKAYRSNSSLIVHIRTHTGEKPYECNQCGKAFNRIANFTEHLRIHTGEKPYKCNECGKAFINYSCLTVHHRMHTGEKPYKCNECGKAFMRSSSLIIHQRIHTEEKPYLCNECGESFRIKSHLTVHQRIHTGEKPYKCTDCERAFTKMVNLKEHQKIHTGVKPYKCCDCEKSFRTKSYLIVHQRTHTGEKPYKCNECEKAFTNTSQLTVHQRRHTGEKPYKCNECGKVFTSNSGFNTHQRTHTGEKPFKCNDCGKAFSQMVHVTEHQKIHSGEKPYKCDVCGKAFRRGSYLTVHWRTHTGEKPYTCKECGKGCITLSQLTLHQRIHTGERPYKCEECGKAFRTNSDFTVHLRMHTGEKPYKCNECGKAFRSSSSLTVHQRIHQRETQLI